A region from the Caldicellulosiruptor naganoensis genome encodes:
- a CDS encoding AlwI family type II restriction endonuclease, with product MRKPWSISTTVRNPERLRGFLQVLSEFEGMNFDENVQIQYQIRLIQYKLYRPMNLPEDIKREFDDPAIKKIDYKKAKKIFDLQNYEDPSMRGRQSVNPLNKLGFAIAKKSLGKIRITELGRKFLDENNDISEILFKSLLKLQYPNPFSSDFKSRDGFDIIPFIVTLKFFYLLEKQTQIDEISKREFCLFIPTLINYKEIENQINQLLDYRRSKNKRDFEVQFVSKFFGSAKNIETKINNLFDYGDNILRFFLLTKYFTAKKSEFGQVASVKLSQDRKKEIEELLNMFEGKAISFSNLDDYIEYMTDITKPELPWEKNKNKLIEMAESIRKDISQQIESSKIAINEYSKMVLGKNLFELSEEELKKHINELRKIKSKINEAKKAHILKYNFAKLDEHIKILRNKEYWKELEPADLEQIIFELLLIIDSAEKIESNAIKDDEGNFINFAPPKKPDIEFFFKEFAGICEVTLNKTQYQWIQEGYPVLDHVAKFMNQYPNYINFVNIFVAPKIHDNTYYNFFIALKYGFKSKKIKILPLNFEQFTMFTKVLQSYFEKFNGLNSNLILTLCNDIFYAMENLDDHSMICSLIDNKLYSLF from the coding sequence ATGCGAAAGCCTTGGTCTATTTCCACAACTGTTAGAAACCCCGAAAGATTAAGAGGATTTTTGCAAGTGTTATCTGAGTTTGAAGGAATGAATTTTGATGAGAACGTTCAAATTCAATATCAGATACGATTAATACAATACAAACTCTACAGACCTATGAATTTACCTGAAGATATAAAACGTGAGTTTGATGACCCCGCAATTAAAAAAATAGATTACAAAAAAGCTAAGAAGATTTTTGATTTACAAAATTATGAAGATCCTTCTATGCGTGGTCGTCAGTCTGTAAATCCCTTGAACAAATTAGGATTTGCAATTGCCAAAAAAAGCTTAGGCAAGATTAGAATAACTGAGTTGGGAAGAAAATTTTTAGATGAAAATAATGATATCTCCGAGATACTTTTCAAAAGTCTTCTTAAATTACAGTACCCAAATCCTTTTAGTAGCGATTTTAAAAGCAGAGATGGCTTTGATATCATTCCTTTTATAGTAACTTTGAAGTTTTTCTATTTGTTAGAAAAACAAACGCAAATAGATGAAATTTCAAAAAGAGAATTTTGTTTATTCATTCCAACCCTCATTAACTATAAAGAAATAGAAAATCAAATCAATCAGTTACTTGATTATAGAAGATCAAAAAATAAGAGAGATTTTGAAGTACAATTCGTCTCTAAGTTTTTTGGTTCAGCTAAAAATATTGAGACTAAAATCAACAATTTGTTTGATTATGGAGACAACATTTTACGATTTTTTCTTCTTACAAAATATTTTACCGCTAAAAAAAGTGAATTTGGACAAGTTGCTAGTGTAAAACTTTCACAAGATAGAAAAAAGGAAATCGAAGAATTACTAAATATGTTTGAAGGAAAAGCAATAAGCTTTTCTAATTTAGATGACTACATCGAATATATGACTGATATCACAAAGCCTGAATTGCCGTGGGAAAAAAATAAGAATAAACTTATTGAGATGGCAGAAAGTATCCGGAAAGATATTTCACAACAAATAGAAAGCAGTAAAATTGCAATAAATGAATACTCTAAAATGGTTTTAGGAAAAAACTTATTTGAGTTATCTGAAGAAGAATTGAAAAAACATATCAATGAACTGAGGAAGATAAAATCCAAAATTAACGAAGCTAAAAAGGCTCATATCTTAAAATATAACTTTGCTAAATTAGACGAACATATTAAAATACTAAGGAATAAAGAATATTGGAAGGAATTAGAACCAGCCGATTTAGAACAAATAATATTTGAGCTATTGTTAATTATTGATAGTGCTGAAAAAATTGAATCAAATGCTATTAAAGATGACGAAGGAAATTTTATAAATTTTGCACCACCTAAAAAACCTGATATTGAATTTTTCTTCAAGGAATTTGCTGGAATTTGTGAAGTAACACTAAACAAAACTCAATATCAATGGATTCAAGAGGGATATCCTGTATTAGATCACGTGGCAAAATTTATGAATCAATACCCTAATTATATTAATTTTGTAAATATTTTCGTTGCTCCAAAAATACATGATAATACCTATTATAATTTTTTCATTGCTTTAAAATATGGATTTAAGAGTAAGAAAATCAAAATTCTCCCTTTAAATTTTGAACAGTTTACTATGTTCACAAAAGTGCTTCAAAGTTATTTTGAAAAGTTCAATGGTTTAAATTCAAACTTAATTTTGACCCTTTGTAATGATATATTTTACGCAATGGAAAATTTAGATGACCACTCAATGATATGTAGTTTAATTGACAATAAGCTTTATAGTCTATTTTAG
- a CDS encoding DNA-methyltransferase has translation MIYNTILHGDCVTIMKEHIPSESIDLIYADPPYNLSGRDLILKNNKTGGPFYKMNEEWDSWDYDKYCEFTYNWLLASYSVLKNNGSLYISCTYHNIGEVIFLAKKIGFKLNNILTWVKTNAMPNITKRTFKHTTEFVCWFVKGPGWKFNYNEIKMLNPRKTKDGSVKQMDDFFDFFEMPLVQGKERIKLDNGRAAHPNQKPEKLLEIIITASSDEGDIVLDPFFGTGTTGVVAERMNRKWIGIEINETYIEIAKKRIEEERKKNVQSTFI, from the coding sequence TTGATTTACAATACAATTTTACATGGTGATTGTGTAACGATTATGAAAGAACATATTCCATCGGAAAGCATAGATTTAATTTATGCTGACCCACCTTACAATTTGTCAGGCAGAGATCTTATACTAAAAAATAACAAGACTGGTGGTCCATTTTATAAAATGAATGAAGAATGGGACAGCTGGGATTATGACAAATACTGTGAATTCACTTATAATTGGCTTTTAGCCTCATATTCTGTCTTGAAAAATAATGGTAGTTTGTATATTTCTTGTACTTACCATAACATTGGAGAAGTTATATTTTTAGCAAAAAAGATAGGCTTTAAATTAAACAATATATTGACATGGGTCAAGACAAATGCTATGCCAAATATTACTAAACGTACATTTAAACACACAACAGAATTTGTTTGTTGGTTTGTTAAAGGCCCTGGATGGAAATTTAACTATAATGAAATTAAAATGCTTAATCCAAGAAAAACAAAAGATGGCTCTGTTAAGCAAATGGATGACTTTTTTGATTTCTTTGAAATGCCTCTTGTTCAAGGAAAAGAAAGAATTAAGTTAGACAATGGCAGAGCCGCACATCCAAATCAAAAACCTGAAAAATTGTTGGAAATAATAATTACCGCTTCAAGTGATGAAGGAGATATAGTATTAGATCCTTTTTTTGGAACAGGAACAACTGGTGTTGTTGCTGAGCGTATGAATAGAAAATGGATTGGAATTGAAATAAACGAAACCTACATTGAAATTGCCAAAAAGAGAATTGAAGAGGAGAGAAAAAAAAATGTGCAAAGTACATTTATTTAA
- a CDS encoding DNA-methyltransferase: MCKVHLFNDDCLNVLKKIEDNSIDLIFADPPYNLSSENALTTRAGKPVKCYKGEWDKIDDIFEFNLRWIEQCVRVLKETGTIWISGTLHNHPIIGTILKQLGLWIINDIIWFKPNATPLLSRNRFVPSTELIWVASKNKKYYFDYEMARKLNGGKQMRNLWEIPAQRHKTPHPTEKPEALLERIILIGSKEGDVVLDPFMGSGTTGVVAKLLKRNFIGIEIDPVYFEIAKKRIEEEKPIQQTFLNFL, translated from the coding sequence ATGTGCAAAGTACATTTATTTAATGATGATTGTTTGAATGTTCTAAAAAAGATAGAAGACAATAGTATAGATCTGATTTTTGCTGATCCTCCTTACAATTTGTCTTCAGAAAATGCTCTAACCACGAGAGCCGGTAAACCAGTAAAATGTTATAAAGGCGAATGGGATAAAATAGATGATATATTTGAGTTTAATCTAAGGTGGATCGAGCAATGTGTCAGAGTACTTAAAGAAACTGGAACTATTTGGATTTCTGGAACATTGCATAATCATCCTATAATTGGAACTATTCTGAAGCAGTTGGGTCTCTGGATTATCAATGACATTATATGGTTTAAACCTAATGCAACTCCTTTACTCTCAAGAAATAGATTTGTTCCATCTACTGAATTGATCTGGGTTGCAAGTAAAAATAAAAAATACTATTTTGACTATGAGATGGCACGGAAGCTCAATGGAGGCAAACAGATGAGAAACTTATGGGAAATTCCTGCTCAAAGGCATAAGACTCCTCATCCTACTGAAAAACCTGAAGCATTGTTAGAAAGGATTATTTTAATAGGCAGTAAAGAAGGAGATGTCGTCTTAGATCCTTTTATGGGCTCTGGAACAACTGGCGTTGTAGCTAAATTGCTTAAACGAAACTTTATTGGAATTGAAATTGATCCAGTATACTTTGAGATTGCAAAAAAACGTATTGAGGAAGAAAAGCCTATTCAGCAAACTTTTTTAAATTTTCTTTAA
- a CDS encoding methyl-accepting chemotaxis protein — MKQLHKFKKVSIKISGSLKTRITLWFIIISLIPLLVFLIFSLSLIEKNAQKELNSRLEAAHNLAIQEIERYQKLSQDYATLISSNNLLKEAILKKDHLRLVQVISPLASQMNIDQIAVTDSNGILIGRSDILSRYGDNWKENYLVKCGLARLRYTTIEKSGDDIYIKSVSDVVTEMSANNMRVIGAVIVGYKLDKRFVENLSRLTKMSVVLYPANSPNKYISQSNSQKLGAIIEKETLQKAMSGEYEYLIGKTGTKNDSYSFVLIPVRKANNTMPVAALAILTNNLLVSNFVTSSIRFSILLFGLTLVLVIIISMFIANRITRPINKLVDSARKVASGKFDIQAEDGIVGSDEIGLLAREFSKMVKSIYTFVTNIDQTVSTTQSYIDRLNSIATDSAKTNEITAAQIKEIIELAEKQKKAFEEVSNYITEIEQQVQNTFKVFRTIEEGITSVVDTTYKEEESIQNLIKYMYTVNETINQVASDLSEAMQNYKSIVSASEYISKLAEQIKIISLNVSIEAAKRDVPSFGVIASEISRLSQTADSFAKQISESIEKSLLTFNKTNKRLEESMKVVKAGVEVAKKSTVSLSKIKETNTAMKERISKISSEISNQQEKILNINNTLKLQTQTTLQYFKTLSSIKDVFQKQIRSVDKLIEQFKDVHEGVVKLAAISIKAGEDT; from the coding sequence ATGAAGCAACTACATAAATTTAAAAAAGTTTCCATTAAAATCTCAGGTTCACTCAAAACAAGAATTACGCTATGGTTTATTATAATCTCATTAATTCCACTTTTAGTATTTTTAATCTTTTCATTGAGCCTTATTGAGAAGAATGCCCAAAAAGAATTAAATTCACGTCTTGAAGCCGCACACAATTTAGCAATTCAAGAGATTGAAAGGTATCAAAAACTATCTCAAGACTATGCAACTTTAATTTCATCAAACAACCTGCTAAAAGAGGCAATCTTGAAAAAAGACCATCTAAGACTTGTACAGGTAATTTCGCCGCTGGCAAGCCAGATGAATATTGACCAGATTGCTGTAACAGACTCAAACGGGATTTTAATCGGAAGAAGTGACATCCTTTCACGTTATGGTGATAACTGGAAAGAAAATTATTTAGTAAAGTGTGGGCTTGCAAGGCTAAGGTATACCACAATTGAAAAAAGCGGAGATGACATTTATATAAAGTCTGTATCAGATGTGGTCACAGAGATGAGTGCAAACAACATGAGGGTAATTGGCGCAGTAATTGTTGGGTACAAACTTGACAAGAGGTTTGTTGAAAACCTCTCAAGACTTACCAAGATGAGTGTCGTTTTGTATCCTGCAAATTCGCCTAATAAATATATTTCACAATCAAACTCTCAAAAACTGGGGGCTATTATAGAAAAAGAGACTTTGCAGAAAGCAATGTCAGGTGAGTATGAGTACTTGATTGGCAAAACAGGTACAAAAAATGACAGTTATAGTTTTGTATTGATCCCTGTAAGAAAAGCTAATAACACAATGCCTGTAGCAGCTCTTGCAATTCTTACAAACAACCTTCTTGTTTCGAACTTTGTTACATCTTCCATCAGGTTTTCAATACTCTTGTTTGGACTTACATTGGTTTTGGTCATCATCATCAGTATGTTCATTGCAAACAGGATCACAAGGCCAATAAATAAACTTGTTGACAGTGCAAGAAAAGTTGCATCTGGTAAGTTTGATATACAGGCAGAAGACGGCATTGTGGGTAGCGACGAGATAGGACTTTTGGCAAGAGAATTTTCAAAGATGGTAAAGAGTATCTATACCTTTGTCACAAATATTGACCAGACAGTTAGCACCACGCAAAGTTATATTGACAGGCTAAATAGCATTGCAACAGATTCTGCGAAGACAAATGAGATCACAGCCGCTCAAATAAAGGAAATTATAGAGCTGGCTGAAAAGCAAAAAAAGGCGTTTGAAGAGGTAAGCAACTATATAACTGAGATTGAGCAACAGGTACAAAATACATTCAAAGTGTTTAGGACAATTGAAGAGGGGATAACAAGTGTGGTTGATACAACGTATAAAGAAGAAGAGTCTATCCAAAACCTCATAAAATACATGTACACAGTGAACGAGACCATAAACCAAGTTGCTTCAGATCTGTCTGAAGCTATGCAGAATTATAAATCAATTGTCAGTGCAAGTGAGTACATTTCAAAGCTTGCAGAACAGATAAAGATAATTTCACTAAATGTCTCGATAGAAGCGGCAAAACGCGATGTGCCAAGTTTTGGTGTCATAGCTTCAGAAATTTCAAGGCTTTCACAAACAGCAGATTCATTTGCAAAACAGATTTCTGAGTCAATAGAAAAGTCGCTTTTGACATTCAACAAAACAAACAAGAGGCTTGAAGAGAGTATGAAGGTTGTAAAAGCAGGAGTGGAAGTTGCCAAAAAATCTACTGTTTCGCTTAGCAAAATCAAGGAGACAAACACAGCCATGAAAGAGAGAATATCAAAGATATCATCTGAAATTTCAAACCAGCAAGAAAAAATTTTGAATATAAACAATACCTTAAAATTGCAAACTCAAACTACTTTGCAGTACTTTAAAACTCTTTCATCAATTAAAGATGTCTTCCAAAAACAGATTCGTTCTGTTGACAAGCTGATTGAGCAGTTCAAGGATGTGCACGAAGGAGTTGTAAAACTTGCAGCAATTTCTATAAAGGCAGGTGAGGATACGTAA